A segment of the Eleutherodactylus coqui strain aEleCoq1 chromosome 6, aEleCoq1.hap1, whole genome shotgun sequence genome:
aaaagcagcctccacagtactgcacacggttagatgtggccctaagaaggactgttggggttcttgaagcctaaaatcactcctaacgcactcctatagcagctccggcatcagcagcactttccctgatctctgtcagaatgcatctgtggcgagccgcgggaggggccgatttatatactcgggtgacacctgatctcgccagccactcactgcaggggggtggtatagggctgcaacatcacagggggaagttgtaatgccttccacgGAATCTgcagcctatctgcaatgtcagttGCACATaggccgcagatcggatggcttccgttgacttcaatggaagctgtcgtgTGGAAACTGCGCTGAAATGGAGCATTCTGCTCTTTTGATTTCCCACTCCAAAGATCCGTAAATAAAATTCGCACCTTTACTTCAGCTGCTAACGCCTATgtctccctatgggtggcttgaactacagattgtcttgcgggtccccccccccacctcacacAGATTCCGctattcaaatctgcccgtggacattgggcttaaggGAGAACTATCTCACATGCTGTAGTCTTTGGATTGTTGACTTGCTAATTTTGTGGGGGAGGCCCCACTATATGACCTATTGCTTTGtaacaataaaacaaaatatcCTGGAAACATCACTTCAGTGTTTATTACTGTAATAGTAATAATTTGGCATACTTaattgataaggctatgatactcATTGAGTAgaacctaaattaagtgattactttaacatGTCTTAtattcagtcattgttacaaggcttgttaaagctCGGacattgcaggaatgttgccttccaataggtggcactgcacaggcgttgttccatctttccatttgcatacatttcccagaggagcatgaatgaccttataagtctcctctctatgtgctctccctaaggagaaaccatacacGTCCTACCTATGTTATAGGCCTCTGATCTAGCCAAGCCACCAAAAAtaatgcacactaatgaggggcaaaaccctccAAAtattctgtctgtacatggtttatcttttccttctggagaagactctggttttgtcCTATATTAACAGTCATTCttacaagacttgttaaaaggtctgagatTGAccttcaggaatgctgccttccaatagggggcactgtaaagacatttttccatcttcccatttacatttccatcttgtaatatactttcattaaaaatgttgttgctttactacTGTTAATTTTGTTGTTTTACTACTGGCCCCTCTGCAATCTACTACTTGTTGTTAAGGGTTgagtttctgtagttactgggatgctaggacattttcttagttgtggGGGAGGGGCGATCTTCACAGGCTCTTTCCCTGTACTCACAGGCTGACAGACCTATTTACACACTGTcttcacaatctctgcctctcctgctgttacaatgtgtatgtatgtgtgtacgcACATTACTTTGAGTTTAATTTGGCTAGactgtctctgaatgcctgactCATACAGTTAATCTGGGCAAGCAGAGGGacgacatttaaatgctgcctcCCTTcttattggaccagagacagGGCATTGCAGTATGgaaagtgagggaaaggaagtacaggacagtgaactactggcaaaatGGTAAATTCACAATATGCCCACTATCTGACAGTAGATTGACAATAGCAAGATagaagaaaagttgcaaaagACCAACTAAAAATCAGAAACTAAAAACATGAAATAGcgtgcaaacagcagaaaattaGAAGGTAAGGAGAATCTAGTATATTTTGTAAAAATTGTTGAAAATTCAGGTGTGGTTTAAAGATTTTTTTGTGTATTCAACTCCCTTGCAGATAACAAGCTACAAGGATTGCATATGataatgcagtatatacagtgactattagagatgagcgaacgtactcgtccgagcttgatgctcgggcgaatattagggtgttcgggatgttcgttattcgtaacgaacaccacacgatgttcggatgttcgggttactttaactttcttccctgagaaatcttttctatatgcgctcaatggggccggcggcagcagtgccaaccccattgagaacatatagaagacaaatccttcttctctgccacagctgtgacagagaagaacgatgtttgcccattgaattcaatggaaccggcaatacagccgactccactgaatgcaatgggctgccggcgatcgcgggatgaattgtcggaaaggggttaaatatataagccctttcctgcaattcatccagaaatgtgtaaaaataaaaaatatatatatactcacctggtgccggcagacggagttcagcgcggcaggctgcagttctcctgaactgctctgaacagctgtgagtagtattcagcagccggggatttaaaatccccgcctgctgaataagatgcctctgaatggtcacagcctgaccaatcagaggccagccctcactcacccattcatgaattctgccggcaccaggtgagtatatatatattttttatttttacacatttctggatgaattgcaggaaagggcttatatatttaacccctttccgacaattcatcccgcgatcgccggcagcccattgcattcagtggagtcggctgtattgacggctccattgaattcaatgggctaacatcgttcttctctgccacagctgttacagctgtggcagaggagaacttgctgtgtcgttcccatcattttcttgaattgccaagattttcacacatgaaaaccttagcgagcatcggcgaaatacaaaaatgttccggtcgcccattgacttcaatggggttcgttattcgaaacgaacacccgaacatcgcgggaagttcgtttcgaataacgcgaacccgaacattttggtgttcgctcatctttagtgactATATACTAACAGGATTAATTCTACTACATTCACGAATCTTTGTAGTAAAACAGTCAGATTCTGTAGTCTTATTAGGCATTGCAGACCCATTTCTCATTAAATATTTAATATTGTAATGTATTCTTCTAACAGTTTCAGCAGAGTGATCATGTGACTATGTTTAGAGAGAATCCCTATCAAAATGGAGCTTTAGGGTGATCACTAAATTGCCATGAGACCCACTCCTAACACCCCAGACAAGTAGCTGATTGTATGCGGGTAAATGTATGGTAATGGTGTCCATTAAGAAGAATTATTGCCCATATGATATAAGTATAATTCAAGTCTACCAGTACAGAAGACCCTCATACAGAGCAGTGGAGCACCCACCTATGATGTCTATAAGCCATAATAGTACATATAGATGGGGGTTCTCTTGATTAgataattcttaaaggggttgtcccgtgaaagcaagtggggttatacacttctgtatggccatattaatgcactttgtaatgtacattgtgcattaattatgagccatacagaagttataagaagttattcacttacctgttccgttgctagcgtcctcgtctccatggtgccgtctaattttcggcgtctaatctccagattagacgcgcttgcgcagtccaggtcttctgcttttctcaatggggccgctcgtgccagagagcggctccgtgtagctccgccccgtcacgtgccaattccagccaatcaggaggctggaatcggcaatggaccgcacagaagagctgcggtccacggagggagaagatcccggcggccatcttcaaccggtaagtaagaagtcaccggagcgcggggattcaggtaagcactgtggggtttttatttttaaccagtgcatcgggtttgtctcgcgccgaacgggggggctgttgaaaaaaaaaaaaaccccgtttcggcgcgggacaacccctttaactttctagTGACCTTTCTCTTATGTTATTTTTTCTGAAACTAGTTATTCTCCATTCATGGGAAATTCCTATAATCACCAAGTTCCTGTATGACTTGTTTTGCCCCCTGACCACAAGGACATGCTGAGTATAAAACTAGGTCTCACTCATCAGTGGGAACAATACACTGTAGAGAGAAGAGACGAGGACAGAAGTGTGAGTATCATAGTCAATCATTTATCACTACTAGGGGACCCGATGGTGAACGGGTCTAAAACACAcgggaaagggttaatcacaGAAAATAAAGATTTACTAAGTTTTCTTCTTTCGTTAGATACAGCCAAGTCAGAAGTCTAACATCCGAAATGTGGAAACTGAGTGCAATCCTCCTGATTTCTGCATCTGGTAAGTGAAACATACAGTATAAACTATGCAGATCACTTCAATGGGTGCTTCATCATGCCTGTATGCCATAAACAGGGTGGCTGGGAGTACAGAAACAACCAAGTGGTCTGTGCTCCACTGTTTCCGTAACTAGAGagttgcagacacagaacagctCACCGTGCTACATTGTCTCCATAGTTTCCATTCTCTTCTATGGAAACTTTTGGCATATCCTGGGAATTCATCATAAAAATCCCAGGTGGGAACAGCCTTTAAGGTGTATTTATAGTGTATAAGTCTTTTCTGATTCGATATAAATGTAATCACTGTATGATtagaagatctctgcttgctgccagtgaaGGTAATCCACAACCCCCCAGGCTAATGACCATGTGAGCAGGACTGGATGAGAATGGCTTGTAAATCACAAGGAAGGATATTAGAAAGAAATGACATCATACAGTAAAGAAAGTTGCAGAAGTGACATCACCGTCACATAACATTACCATCTACATCTAGAGGATGACACCCCTCCTGTATATAACAGtatgagacagacagaagggAGACTTGTGCTGCGCAGCGCAGATTTCCTGcattgtaacatcagctgtgtgagcagaacTCGGACAGGATTATATTTCAGTCTCTGGATATAAACTATTAATgttcctattcactgacagcaagcagagaaatGAAGGCTGAAATAGAGATATTACATAGGTTTTCTATGGTTAAAATAATGTCTCATGTATTGCCAAGAACAACGTCACTCTTGTTCACAGGccatgtctggtactgcagtgcAGCTCCCACTATTGGTAATTAtcatcattcaagtgaatggtgctgagctgcaataccagacacagcctgtggacaagagtggcgctgtttagaGTAATAAagctagattttttttaaatcctcatAAGTAATATCAGAAAACCTTTTTACAGTGTTCTGGCCTCTTCTGTCTTACGTGAAGGTGTGGCGACTCTTTAATACAAAATCTGCCTGTCCGTGATATTCTGGGGAAGCTAATTTTCAAAGATTCCCTCATTTCCAGTGGGTGCAGGAAACACAGTTGCACTCATTTCCTGGGGGGCCCAAAATCTCCTCTCATCCCCCGTATATGAAGACTAGTACTATTAATGATGCATgatagctgggggtgtgatagattttacattggggcccagaagcatgTATCTTCCAGGTATAAGGCCCCTCACCTGAGAATGACATCAGTAGATATTCTTCCTACTCTGTATCTCCATAGGAGGTTGTCGATGTGATTATATGATGATGTGTACGGCTGCAGACATTCGTGGGTTAATAAGAGGCTCTTCCTCTTTTCTCTCCTGCAGTTCTGCAGATGATTGATGCACAGgaccagaggccaggtgagtgcATCCTAATAATATCCCTCATTACTGACACATGAATAAAGCACATGTCCTATCTCTAACGCAATATCTGGAGACCCCAAGAAGACCCAGCAAACCTCCCCTAGTGCTTGACATCATACTCACCTCCTCACATTCCTCCTGTGGTGGTATCCTGGAGGGGAAGAGAGCTGCAGGGATGGGGAGAAGTGAGTCCCTGCACATTTGGTCTGGGGTCAATATACAGCAGGGCAGGGGCGTAAAAAGTCCTATGGGACCCAAGGTGAATTTTGGATGTGGGCCCCCCATCAGCATATTGCTTGGATGCACAAATCTCAGGGGTAGTGTTAAGGTCTACaaagatatatgtgtgtgtcccTTAAAGAAATAATAGAAATCATataagtgtatatatatctatcccaAAAATAATGTAATATACTCTAATATAGCCAAACATTTAATACATGATACCACTACGCAATAATCAGATATTACCTCCATATGGTTAGGGACCAAAATCCAGTATAGCTAAAATGATGCATGCTCGTCTGTTTCTTAAAGGACTAGCGCGTGCGCCCCATTCTCCATCTCCCAGATAATCTGGACAAGTATCACTTTAATAAGGACGACTGCTCCTAACTAAGTGTGCCTGAACAATTAGCCCTCTAGTCTGCTAATGTGCGATACTGGTTTTTGACTGGTGCTTATCAGACTCTGCTTTCCTgtcttctccactcctgacctcagcttgttatTGGACTACATTTGTTCATCTGCCGCGATCTATCGCTGTGCAAGAACTCTGCCTGTTCTGGCTTCAACTTTGTTCCACAACTACGTCTCTGTCTACACCCTCTAGTTCTACATCACAGGACTCCTGACTCACCAGGGGGCCCAATGTAGATGCCCCATATGCTGTATGGTTAAAGCGGCTCTGAAGTTAGTGCAGCACAAAATATGACCCTAGCCGCACCAAACACCACAGTCCAGCACAAAATATGACCCTAGCCGCACCAAACACCACAGTCCAGCACAAAATATGACCCTAGCCGCACCAAACACCACAGTCCAGCACAAAATATTATCCCAGAAAAGCCAGAAGAAAACAGTAAAGCGCAAACTATTCTCCCAGCAGTACCAAATCCCATCCGTCCCCCACTGACATTGGCGTTGTCCCTCTTCCCACCGCTCTGAGACCTGCAGCAGCACAGCTGATGCTGGAGGGTGGTTGCAGGGAGGACTCTGTAGGCTCATTTGCACCTCCTCTTAAGCCCGTTTGCTCCTAAACTTCTGGATGAACAACCTAtagtggtcatgtgactgtgatgtcatcaccaaaATCAGTGTCAAAATGTCTTGTTACATGTGGATTGTGATGCCAATCCACACCaaattctgctatgtgtgaatgtaattaaatgccattgtcaCATGGCTGGTCAACTACTAGTCTGGGCCTGGCTGGGCAAATTATCAATCTGGGCCTGGCTTccgtaaataataataataccttAATGATCCGAGCATAGTAATGCATTAACAGTAATAACGCTGCCATAtagagtaatagtgctccccccatTAATAGTAATAGCGCTGCCATATGGAGTAATAGTCCTCCACCCATTTATATTAATAGCACTGCCATATGGAGTAATAGTCCTCCCCCCATtaacagtaatagtgctgccATATGGAGTAATAGTACTCTTGCTATTAACAGTGATAGCGCTGCCATATGGAGTAATAGTACTCCCCCCATTAATAGTAATAGCGCTGCCATATGGAATAATAGTCCTCCCCCCATTAATATTAATAGCGCTGCCATATGGAGTAATAGTGCTCTTCccattaatagtaatagtgcagtCCATACAGAGTTATAGGGGTCCCTTACATAGTAATAGTTCTCCATACAGAGTAATATTGTGTATCAAAAATAATAATACCCCCATGCAGaataatagtacccccatacATACTAATAGTGTGCTGCATGCTGAGTAATAGAGCGCCATACAAGAAAATAGTGCTCCCCACAGATTATAATGCCCCCACATAGTAATATTGCCCGCCATACAATATAAAATAATTGCATTGTAACAGGTGGCTGCATCCAAAGTAATAGTGCATCCCACATACGATATTAGTGCGCCCcgtgtatagtaatagtgtccacataCATAGTGAGATTTCACTTATTTCTGTAATTTTACAAGATCTGTAAATAGAAGTTCTTTATTTCAGATCCCAGATGCGAGGAGAACCAACACTGGGACAACTGCGGGACCCGATGCCCGGCCAGGTGTGATATTGTAGGACGAATAGGCATGAAGTGTCCAAATGGCTGTGTGCGGGGATGTTTCTGCAATGAAGGCTACATGTTCCTGTCCGGCAAATCCGGCCCTTGTGTCCGCCCTGAAGATTGCCCCAACAAAAATCACGGATATTCGCCTTAACCAAGAGCTTCAGATCAGTGAAGAGAGACCCCCCACATAATACATGAAGAAGTCTGGACCAGTGTGGTTCTAATAAATACAATTCATTGCAAAATATATTGACTCTTCTTTGTGTTTGAAGGGAGCCTAAAGCCCTGCtcatcctgagcctcctggtTCATGAATAGCACAACAGCACTGCAGTGTAGTCTGACACACAGGCAGCTCGACAGAAGAGGCAATGGAGCACAATTACTCAGACTGGTGTTTCATATGTTGGCCCAAGTAAATGATACTACAGCATAAGGGTGGCGTCACACTGCCGTGTTTGCGCAGGTACTTGCGCACGCAAAATCTGTACAAGCTAAACGAAGAgagtagaactcattgatttcaatggctttgctcTTATAAGCGCATGgtggtgcacaaaaaaataggtcctgctctatttttctacatTTTGAGCATCAAAAGTACTTTAGAAGTTGCGAAAACATGCAAAGGGAAGAGTGCGACTGCGCAAAACGCAGTAAAAAGccagctggaccttattagga
Coding sequences within it:
- the LOC136631959 gene encoding chymotrypsin-elastase inhibitor ixodidin-like isoform X2, with the protein product MWKLSAILLISASVLQMIDAQDQRPDPRCEENQHWDNCGTRCPARCDIVGRIGMKCPNGCVRGCFCNEGYMFLSGKSGPCVRPEDCPNKNHGYSP